The window TTTCCTTGAAACCCATAAGATCAGTATGAGTATACTCAGTCTTAAATCTTGTCTAAACTATTCCTCAGTTCATCATGCTCTGCTGTATTCACTGGACTGCCCAGCCCATTTCTCACATTGAAACAGCTGGAAACATTTGAGAAATCTTCCAAGAACAGTTACAGCTTCAGAGTAAGACAGCAGTCAGCTCAAAGGTATTAAGGAGGTCAGGCCTCTTGCTTGTGACCTATGATCCTGAGCAGCCTCTGAAAACATTCTGTGCTAGTTGCTGCCACTCAACAGCATGTGCTGtacagcagaaaagaaatagTGCAAGATTAGGTGGGTTCTTTGTGCTAAACTAACTGGAAGTTGCTCTAAGTACAGCAGGAAAACTGGGTAGTAGCTTAAGCAAACTCATTTTCTAAACAGCAATTCTGTTGTGCATTTTTGCCTCTGTCCTGAAAGAAGCTTTAAGCACTTTGCTTCAGTTAACTAGTTACTTACCTTGGCAATTATGTCTTTAAACTGCCCTTCTTTCCAGGCATCAGTGGGATGATTCATCATAGTAATTATTGCATTGTCATACTCCTCATACTTGTCATAGAGGAATACAAGTTCTGCCCAGAGATGagcctgctctgcagctctgagcacctaataaaataaacaaacaaaaaaaatccatcacttTGATTCACTGACAGCTTCCCACCTTCACTTGCAGCAGAGCTACTTTACTGCATACCTTTGGAATATTAACTCTAGACCAGAAGAGCTCCAGATGTTCCCTCATTTTCTGAGGCTTGAATTTGGAGTATAAGATGGCAAGTTCAGTAAACATTCCCATGTGAGCACGCTCTAGGCCCAAAGCAGCTTCCAAAAGGGCAATCAATTCTTCAAAGTAGCCACGATCCTGGATTTTAGGAAAATAAGGATTAATGGCAAATTCACAACCAACTGGCATTTAAAGCTTGCTAAAATGCATGTTTACTTAAATTCAATATGCCTTGATTTTCTCTCCAAATGAAAGTGCTTAGatctgcaagacatgattccAATGAGGCAACAGAATTATAAAAGAAGGGACAGTGAAAACTATCACTGCTCTATTTACTACAGAAAAAATGCAGGTAGCCATGAGGAAATGGAGatagaggaaaaattaatttaaacatCTGCCCCCCGGGGTATCGGGGTTTTATAGTATGCTGTTGTAAGTCTTCTAGGACATTAACAGTGACTGACCTGATAGTAACTGATCAGCTCTTCGAGTTCATCAGCATGGATGACTATGTGTAAGCCACAGATCTGTGCCAAGCGGAATTCTTTTCCATCCACACAAGCGAAGCACACCTGTAATGGCAGTCAGCAAACAGTCAGTTAACAGGACAGTACTGCAATACTTAATCTCCTTATGTTAAAGGGAATGTTATTTTGCAATGCTTTAGCAAATTTGAGGTTTATTAGCGCTTCCAAATAGGTATTTCCCTAATTCTTGTACTAGAATGAAAATCTGCCACTCATTCTACATTGAGCTTTAAATCTTGAAATTAAGCTTTAATATCTCGGGCAAGGGAACGCATTATAAAGCTGCAGACATACTCTGTAGCCAGAACAGTTCACAAGCTGCTACCAGAGCTAAAGCAACATACTTAGAACAAACAACAGAGCACGTTCTGGAGACAAGTAAAACCCAGGAGTTTAAGTTACCTCCTTCCAAGTCCTCGTGCTGTTGGCTTTGCGGCCACTGTCCACGGCCGCCTGATACTCCCCGAGGTGCACCAAGGTGGAGGCCAGGCGAGCAAAGTTCGATACGTTGTTATAGAGCAGTTTTGCTGCCTCATACATCCCCTCTTCATAACAGCGATCACCAACCTGGATTAGGAGCCCAAGGCAAACAAGGGTAACAGCAACTCTCGGGGGTCAGCTAAGCAGCAAGTCGTACACAGGAACTGTGGTCAAGACATACCTGTTGTATATGGGCGTTATTAGGGCCACTAATAAACTCCTCCAGTTCTGACAGACGATTAGTCTTTGCCAAAGCAAAAATAAGTTCTGTCTCTACGTAAGACTCTCTAGCCTTCTTCCTGGCCATCTGTAAGAACTTCACTAGGTCCTCCCAGTTAtctggaagagagaagagataATTAAGATCCTGTGTTTAGTCATTCTGTATTGCTCACCCTGCCCACCTTAGGAACAGTTTTTACTAGCAGGCTCAAGGATCTCCTCTACCATGATAGTAAGCCATTTGTACCTGAGTTACAGAATTCCCTGCTAAACACCAAGTCACCTTCATGTAAGGTTGACCTTCTTGATACTGTTCTGCAATCCAGTTGGCAAGCAAGTCTGCCACATACAGCTACATAAATACACTATACTTGGCTATATTTTAGATAACGGTCCCAATTACTCCATAGGAAAGTCTGTCTTTAGGGTAGCAACACAGACAAGCTTGTTGACAGGAATCTCACTAAACATTGACTCATCAATTCCATGTACTGCTCCCATTTCCTCTGAATCAGAATTCATAAGTCTTGAGAATCCTTGCTGCTCAATGTAAATGCAATAACCTAGCTCATATCCAAACAATCTGAAGTTTAAGGATGCTTTGCCTTACCATTTCTATTAGCTGCCTGAACAACTTCCATGTAGGCAGATGGATCATCTGCCTTTATATAGGAGTCAATGGCTTCTTTCACCAAGTCCTTCTGGAGCTGTGCTCTGGCTAGCTGGCTCCACACTGCTGGTTCATTACATCTCTCTGCAAATTCATAAGCACGGTCTAAGTTGCCAATGTGCTCAATCAGCACCTGTTTGAAATTGAAGTTGCAAGTCAAAAATCAAAGCTTTGTAACGCTGCCCCTTCTAACAGAACTCTTAGCGTGTATATACCACCCTGTGTAAGCAATATGAAGCTAATTGCTTCAGCCATTCTGTCCATTAAACAGCCATGTCTGGCCAATGAAGCATTCTATACTGTCGTGCAGGAACCACACCTCACCTGAATTGCTGAAGTGTTAACATCGAATTTTCTGAATATAGCAAAGGCTTCTTCATACAGCTCATTACTGATGGCAATGTTTGCAATATCTGGGGCATCATAGTTATCCAGGCGATTGATGTACTCCATCACTCGGGTGCGGTCAGCCTTGATGGCCGTCAGGATCAGCAGGTTCTGGAGGTTCCTTTGGTTAACAGAAGGCAGAGGCTATAAGTGCACGGCAACACCTGCTCAAGTGACATGGATTGTACACGTGAAAAAACACACCCACTTGCTGTCACTAGCAACAACCTTTCATCCCCAGACTGAGAACCACCGGCATTTGCCTTCAGAAAGAAACTGGTTACCAGTATCAATGTTCTCTTTTCTCAGTACATCACTGCAAACTGTATAGTGTGAACAAGCTCTGTTCTTAAAGCACAGAGCACTctaaattctcttttttctcctgattATACACATGGAAGAGTGCTTGGGTACTGCAACCAAGAAACCCAGAATAACCTGGGTCACTCCACAACCTAAACAAAGGCACTGAATAGTCTGAACTTGAGGACAAAGCTCTCCTCTTACCTGTGTTCACTGAATACAGAATTATCCAAGACAATCTTTTCCAATAACTCAATCAATTCATTAGGCAGATCAGCAGTCATGAAAGCTTTCACAGTTACAGAAACCTCCTCTGGATCCTGTGTCTCTGATAAAGCCGTCTGGACAACCTAGATTTAAAGGCAGGCATGTATTAAGTGTTTTCcccaaatgaaatatttgcCAACCTATTCCAGTGAACTACAAATTAAAGTGTCAGAACTTTGAGAGTATTTTGACACAGACAGCAAGGAAGAGCTAATATGAAACAGAAGTGAAGTCACACCCTGGGTCTGGACAGGGATCTAATTCACTAGAGGCAGGTCACTCCacaggacaggaaaaatattttaatggtaACCAAATCTTCTGACCATGAAGGTCAGAATTAATACCTGCCACTCAAACTCTTATAAACTTCTGTATGGTTGAAATGGGGCCTTGGGGGAAAAGTGCTACTTTAATGCTCCTTAATGTTTCTGAGATGTCCCAAGGTCTCCACACAGTGGAAGTTTAGCCTTTCTGCTGTACCTGGTCAATCAGCTGCCGCCTGAAGGGGTTGTTTTCTTCCAGGACGTTTGCCCAGAGCTCGGGGTCCTTCCTGCGCACCAGATAACGGGCCTCGCTCTTGAACAGAGAGTTCTCATTGCAGACCTGAGGGAGAAGTCACACAGATTGGCACTGATGCTAAGGCTCAGTACCACAGGACAGGTTTAGCTAGCTATGGATCAGGCAGTCTGGAAGACTGACTAGAACTAACTGCTGACCAATGCTAAATGCCACAGACAAGTTCTTACCCAGCCTCTGATGTGGAAGGCTGATGGAGAAGGTCTCCAGCAGAATTCCTATAGCTTCTCTTGGTTCTGCCTGACACACAGATACTGTGACAGTGGCTTCATAGTAACTATTTGCTTCTGTTTGAAGTGAAGACCTGCAGAAGCCTGAAGAACTTAAGTTTTAAATCTAGAAAGGGGAGCCACTTGCCTTGGGCAGTGTTAAGCAGTGAACTGAGGAATGGTGCTGGTGTTCAAAGCTAGAAATAGGGTTATGTATTTGGTGTCATTAGCTTTACACTAGAAGTGTTCAGAGTAGCAAGTGGCTTGGATTCCCCTGTTAAAGTGATAAGGGTACAGAATAAATGTGAAATCTCCTACAGAAGTGCACCACAGAAGAGTTGCAAGTCATGATCTTATTAGTGCCACTAGCTTTGATTTCCAGCTAGAAGAGTAGAAACCATGCCCTATTCTATCTTACACCAACAGCTCGTGTTTTGTTAGTATCCCAATTAGCTTGTGTAAGCAAATTAGTTGTAGGACAGTTTCGCTTTACACTTTACATCTCATAGTTGCAGGAGTTGAGCCTTCTAGGAGTCAACATCTCAAGAATAATTCTTTCAGTAGGAAGATCTTTTCTCCATAACCAGAAACACCTACTCACAACATCAGTTCAAGGAAGAAACTGGTATGGACAGGTTTTTATGGTTAACCAGAATGTTAAAACCAATCCTAGCAGTTTCCCAGCAAAACAACTTGGAGGCACCTTTATATCCTGAAATAAAGGAGCCAAATTCAGCCAACACTTCTTTAACAGCTACAGTGGAGGTATTACTTAAATAAGTGCTTCAGGCTGGAAAGTCATCTGCTTTCAGCAGCAAGCCTAGATTATACTACCATTCTAACACAGCTGACATTCTCAGCATATACTAGTATGGAAGTGCAGGTAGGAGAAAAGAATGTTGTTTTTCTCAGCAGCCACAAGCACTACAATCCAGCATTAAGCTGTGGTGTTTGTGTTGAGACAAGGAAGTGTTTGAGAACCCTGAGAATTTCACTTGCCCTTGAATTTCTGAGGGAGGTTCTAGGAATAACAAGCTTAAGATAGGAGAGGAATGCTATTGGAAGAAGTCCTTGTAGTTTGTCTGtcagtatttattttcctcactTCTAGTTAAGTATTGGATCAACTCTAAGGGTCAGTCACAATAAAGGAGAATTACAAGCCCTGTTCTAGTTTCATGGAAACTTTTCATCCTACTGTAGAGTTAGGCTAAATTAcagtctgtccctgctgctgatCAAGTGCTCGAGGCTCAAAACAATCAAAATAACAAAGATTTAATGGTAGGCATATGCATTAACTGGGcctaataaaaaattaatttcgAGCAGAATCAGTGGATTAAAGACATGGATGGTACTTCTAAGTTGCAGAGTTACACAACTGTAGTTTGGACATACAGTGCAAGTTCTTCTCATCAGCATAAAAATTACTGTCTCCATGTAGAAGAATCCTGCCTGCCTCAACTCCTGAGTGAGACTGCAAGACAGTTAGACAGAGACTGCAAGAGTTAGACTGGCAGCCAGCTAGGCTTCCACTTCAGGCAGCAAGTAGTTCTTTAACATGTTTACAAATGCAGTTTTTCTAACCTTTATGAGTTCCAGATCACACTGCCCCCTCTCATAAGCAACGCAGGCCAGATGAGGGTCCCTCTTCTCACAGTATTTGCCGACCACACGGCTGTCATAGTAAGGATTCTCACGGAGGAAGCGCTCTGGGTTATTATTACTGTCAATGTAGATTTTGGCCAAAGCATTATGGGTTGCAGGTTCTTCAGAGCCTTCGTGAATCCTTGATTCAAGCCACGGCAACAGCAACTTAAGCCTTTGAAGAAACAAACATTTCAGGTTTACAAGTCAGACAGAGGTATGCTCAGCAGCTGCCCTTCCACACCTGGCCTTCCCTTTAAGCAAGTCTGCTGGTCAAACTTGAAAGCAAATACAGACCAGCcagttatttttaatgagtCTTAAATGAGTGCAGTTTAACATCAGGGAAGGCTGCAGGTGCCACTAGTTTTATAGCTGGTAGTTCACACTTAAAGCCATTTGTTCATTTTACAGGTAACTAGAAACTAATTAACAAACTGGTGTGCATCTACAAGAAGACTGCCAAGACAGTTTGATCCAGATTTACTCCAAAGGCACATCCCATGGCTGGCTGTACAGGAATGTTCAAAAGCCATCACTCATCACACAGTGCTGTCAGGTATTCCTGTATGGCCCAAATAATCAAGAGACTGACTAACAACTCTAAACTGCTTTTGTATAAAGAAGTAAACCAGTATTAATGTTGTATCATTTAACACAACTGCATCCAGTTCCATTTGTGTACACCAGGGTCAGGAAAGCCCAACACTGGTGTCTACAGATGCATTTTTATTACCGATTTCTTTTCTCCACTTCCGCCACCAGCTCATCTGTTGAGAACTGCCCTCTAACCACCATGATCAAGTTCTTGATGACATCTTCAGAACAATCTACATCAAGAAGCCCTCCAACCACCGCTGGTATACGGCTAGGATTCACCTAGAATAAGCCACCATCATTAAAATAAGTTATTAACATTACTAATAACCCACCACCAGTCTTCCACAAGGGGAAGTTGTCGTTAACGATTTCAGTTATGCTTTAGAGCAGTGAATTTTAAGTAACTACTGCACTTGTATATGAATTCCAGGAAAAATGTGTTTGCCATAGACAAAAGGCTTATTGAAGAGCCTATGCAGTAGAAGAGTGAGCAGAAAAGAGACACAGCAGATTATGCTGTAGTCCACTAAAAGGTTAAGTTCCTTCtagggaaggaaagaacaggAGCCTAACATGGAATTCTCCTTACCTTCTGCACGTAGATCTCTATGTACTTCTGCAGGTTATTGCGATATAAATAGAGCACCAGGTCATGAACAAAGTCAAACCGATCACAGACAATGATCAGAGGGAGCTGATCTGTGAGCTTTGCCTCCTGTATtttgaggggaggaggaaaaaaaagtgtttagtAAGCAACCACCACTCGTTCAACTGCcttcaaagcagaaaagactGACCACATTCCCTAGCTCTAGGAGTCACAATACATTCCCATTTAGGATTGCCAAGCAGACAACTGACTTCAAAAGCAAGTTACCCACTATGAACACCATGTGGCTGGTCTATCAGTCAAGTTTTAAGTCCTTCATGAAGAGCCACATTAGGCCTACATCTCTAGCTTCAACATCACTATCATTCATGTGTCAATTCAGAAGACAGTTGCTGGGCCAAGAACTTGACGATGCAAAACAAAGAGACATTAAAATCCCATTTTACCAGTCACAAAGCATGCCAAGTGTTGTAGTACACGCTGACTGCAGTTTTAGTAAGCCTTGTCTAGCCAATACCCCTGATAAGGCACCTGCTGAATATTTCAACATAGTCTTTCCTTCTGCCAGCCTGGATTCACCTATTGTTATGTGACAACATATTAACAAGTTTGGTACAAGTTATATCATACAAGCTAGTTTTAAGGGAATGTGAATTTGGGCTTGTTTTCCCAGAGGTAGCCTAGAAGGATCTATTTTATGTCTGGAATAGGATCAGATTCCTATTCCTATTGCTGCTAAGCAAAACATAGGTAAAACTTTTCAATCCACTGGGCAGAATACTTACCTTCAGAAAGTTCTTCACTCGTTCTGGGTTATAGCAGTTACTTTCACGGCAGATTCTTTCCACTTCCTTTATCTGACCAGTCTTGCAAGCTGCCTGGATGTACTTGAAGTGAACATCTGGATCCTGGCTAAAGTTTACAATGGAACCCAAGAAATAGAACAGTCCTAGAAAGAATCACACGTTTTTAACCTTGTTAGAAGGATAAGTCAAGCAAGTGCAGACTGTACAGTCTTCAGCTTGTGACTTAGTTCAATCCTGCTAGGAGAGAAGCTTTCATTCAACTGCAGGAAATATCAGGattcttttcccctctttcaggtTTCATCTTCCTTTCTGATCTTTACTCAAGAGGGTTAAGAACCTATCTAGAACAGAGCTACCCATAGAACTCGCTGTGATGAGCTCACTTTGATAAATGCATCCTGAGGTCCAGCCATGTGACAAGTCCCTCTCCCATAAAAGCTCCACAATCCTTCCTATTAGCTTCAGTCAAGCAGTGCTTCCAAGGATGCTGCTTCCCTCTAATACTGTACCTTCATAGCTTTTGAAAGACTCAAAAAGCTCCACAAGAGACTGGGTACCAAGCTGCTCGTGGTATTTAGAAGCAACTTGCACACACAGCTGTAGGTTTTGCCTGATGTTGGCTGACAGCATGGCACGCAAACACTCCACAGAGTCTTCAACTGAGAGTGAGCCAAAGAAGTTCACGAGCCACTGCAAAGAGACAGAAATTTTACTCAGTAACTTATACAGGATTTCACTGACTTCTAGGATGTGCCAACTATGCAGTTTCTACCTCAGCTACTAGAGAGAAATCTTCCATGCACTAAGACCAAAGacttaaaaagaaacacacCATCTTTACAACTACAGAAGTGCAGTTTGGAAATAATATTTGAAGTACCCACCACTGAAAGCATAGATTACACTTTAATCAGTAACTGGACAAATGTTCTTGAACCACAGCTACCTGTGCTACTTCAGTACCTACAAACCATCTTACAGCAGATGCAGAAATGATACAGATTGAAAGCTCAAGTGAAGTGAACACTTCCTTACTGTGTATCACAGACTTACCTCAGGATTCAAGAGGTGAGTATGAACAACTGCACGTTTGATATCATAGAGATCCGTGTAGTGTTCCAGCGCTCGCTGGAGCAAGCCTGCCTTTTCACACAGCTGGGCAACGTGAGCACGGTCATAGTGTGTAAACATTTGGTTTCCAAGAATGGCATCTGCAACCTAGGAGGTTACATTTCATATTCAGACTGTCAGAGAATCACAGCAGCTCAGCCTAGAAGTTGTTGAAAAGTCACAGCAGTGACTTAGTAGTCTTTCATGTTACTAAACTAATTAGAGGTATCAGTATTAGGCATCATACTCTTGTGGAAGTCTACTGCTGTCTCTCCCCTCTCTGGAGGAACTGTGTTAAGAGGTCTTACCTGCGGGGCATGGATCAAATTCATTTCCAGGAGCCTTGTCTGAAGGTGTCCTTCTGCAGGGCGGTTGTTTTTCAAGGCATCCAACAAAAAGGATGTGCACTGCTGAAGGAGACTGTGCTCCATGAACACATCCACAATCTGTTGAGATTGGTCAAGTTAGAGAAGGGGGTCTgtgtacacacatgcacatttttctgtgtataCCAACAGCCTGGCTACAAAGGCAGCTCATCACAGCACTATCATGCTGCAATCCCTTTGTTTTCATAGGATTACTACCATGGCAGCAGAGAGGTAAGTTTTACACTGTGTTTTTCTCTAGAATGGAAGAAGTGCATTACTCTGAGCTATTATGCCAGCTTTTGCCACCCACCCTATTTAGTTCTAACATAGCATGCAAATCCCAACCCTTCTCTCGTGCTGGGATAGTTGCTACAAGAAAAGCCAAGAAGTAGattcagttatttatttaataatgcAAAATGCTGCCTCGTTTCTCTGTCCATTTAACAAGTGGCCACTGGCAGCCAGTACTCAGCTTAGATTTATTTGTTCATCTTTCTATAAGTTCTCTGCATGGGAAGAGGTAATGTTCCATTAAAGCCCACAGTAGGACAATAACACTCTATTGCTTAGATCAAGCCTGTGGCAGATTTGTTATCAATAAACCAGAGAGCCTCCACAAGAACTTGAGAACACACTTGTGTCTAAAGACTTAATGGTAACCCAACTTCACTAGATTAGTTTAGTCAACTCTCTAACCAGATAACTAGAGATCTAGCCTTACCAGTCCCCAGAATGGTACTATGCTATCACCTCTGGCTAGAAAGAGACCAGTACTCTTGTTGTAGGCATCACCTGGTTAATGTTAGCCAGTGGCTCCTCATCCTGTACCAGCATCTGAGAGAACTGCAGGCCTTGCTCTGGACTGACTCTCATCACACTTCTCAGCAGAAAGATCCAGTCTGGGGTATAGCCAACCTAGAGATTTCACAAACAGTCATGCATGTTTAAGAAGCTTTACACATCTGCTCAGCCTTCAGATTCTTTAGCATAGGGACTATGAACTGCTGTGAGCttgctgtccccatcccccatCTCCCAGGAATTCTCAAACAAAAGCACTGCTTGTCTGTTGACACAAATTCAGTATTCACCTACTTAGTAACTGAACTTGTGCCAGGGCATTTCTCTTGCTAGGTAAGAAAACTGCTCGGGACAAATCTTTCAACAGTCTTAAGGTACCATTTATCAAGTAAAGTCCTAGACTTACAAGTGGACAttaggcaattttttttaacagatcaCAAACCAGAAGTCTTACGAATTTAGGAAGAATCTTATCTTTATTCTCTAGAATAAGCTTAAGCCAATCTATTAATTTGATAGTTCATAAAATTCTGGatgttttgaattttattttttgcagacTGCTCAGACTGTAGTAATACACTATGATTTGCACTATGACAAAAACA of the Pseudopipra pipra isolate bDixPip1 chromosome 18, bDixPip1.hap1, whole genome shotgun sequence genome contains:
- the CLTCL1 gene encoding clathrin heavy chain 2 isoform X1, giving the protein MAQILPIRFQEHFQLQNLGINPANIGFSTLTMESDKFICIREKVGEQAQVVIIDMSDPTTPIRRPISAESAIMNPASKVIALKAGKTLQIFNIEMKSKMKAHTMAEEVIFWKWISVNTVALVTETAVYHWSMEGESQPQKMFDRHASLAGCQIINYRTDEHQKWLLLIGISAQQNRVVGAMQLYSVDRKVSQPIEGHAAAFAEFKIEGNAKPSTLFCFAVRSPAGGKLHIIEVGQPATGNQPFVKKAVDVFFPPEAQTDFPVAMQIGIKHGVIYLITKYGYIHMYDLESGVCIYMNRISADTIFVTAPHEPTSGIIGVNKKGQVLSVCVEEDNIVNYATNVLQNPDLGLRMAIRSNLAGAEELFARKFNTLFAQGNYADAAKVAASAPKGILRTSDTIRKFQSVPAQPGQASPLLQYFGILLDQGQLNKFESLELCRPVLQQGRKQLLEKWLKEDKLECSEELGDLVKTADPTLALSVYLRANVPNKVIQCFAETGQFQKIVLYAKKVGYTPDWIFLLRSVMRVSPEQGLQFSQMLVQDEEPLANINQIVDVFMEHSLLQQCTSFLLDALKNNRPAEGHLQTRLLEMNLIHAPQVADAILGNQMFTHYDRAHVAQLCEKAGLLQRALEHYTDLYDIKRAVVHTHLLNPEWLVNFFGSLSVEDSVECLRAMLSANIRQNLQLCVQVASKYHEQLGTQSLVELFESFKSYEGLFYFLGSIVNFSQDPDVHFKYIQAACKTGQIKEVERICRESNCYNPERVKNFLKEAKLTDQLPLIIVCDRFDFVHDLVLYLYRNNLQKYIEIYVQKVNPSRIPAVVGGLLDVDCSEDVIKNLIMVVRGQFSTDELVAEVEKRNRLKLLLPWLESRIHEGSEEPATHNALAKIYIDSNNNPERFLRENPYYDSRVVGKYCEKRDPHLACVAYERGQCDLELIKVCNENSLFKSEARYLVRRKDPELWANVLEENNPFRRQLIDQVVQTALSETQDPEEVSVTVKAFMTADLPNELIELLEKIVLDNSVFSEHRNLQNLLILTAIKADRTRVMEYINRLDNYDAPDIANIAISNELYEEAFAIFRKFDVNTSAIQVLIEHIGNLDRAYEFAERCNEPAVWSQLARAQLQKDLVKEAIDSYIKADDPSAYMEVVQAANRNDNWEDLVKFLQMARKKARESYVETELIFALAKTNRLSELEEFISGPNNAHIQQVGDRCYEEGMYEAAKLLYNNVSNFARLASTLVHLGEYQAAVDSGRKANSTRTWKEVCFACVDGKEFRLAQICGLHIVIHADELEELISYYQDRGYFEELIALLEAALGLERAHMGMFTELAILYSKFKPQKMREHLELFWSRVNIPKVLRAAEQAHLWAELVFLYDKYEEYDNAIITMMNHPTDAWKEGQFKDIIAKVANVELYYKALQFYLDYKPLLINDLLLVLSPRLDHTRTVNFFSKVNQLLLVKPYLRSVQNHNNKGVNEALNNLLTEEEDFQGLRASIDAYDNFDNITLAQRLEKHELIEFRRIAAYLYKGNNRWKQSVELCKKDRLYKDAMQYAAESKDAELAEKLLQWFLEEGKQECFAACLFTCYDLLHPDVVLELAWRHNIMDFAMPYFIQVMREYLTKVDGLFYKVDKLDASESLRKEEEQVTEPTPIVFGQQLMLTAGPSAVPPQANFPYGYTAPGFTQPPVYGFNM